In bacterium, a genomic segment contains:
- a CDS encoding HAD family hydrolase: MKAFLFDRDGTLIVNKHYLSTPMGIRFLPCAFDTLRFLLSKGYRLFIITNQSGTKRGYYSRNRIEEIHRELLMRLKTEKIHISEIFYCDHHPNEHCNCRKPGSYFLKVLLRKYEMEPSNSYFVGDRREDLELGKKLGLKTILIKTPINQEFSYLADYVIDNLCDIFKILNE; encoded by the coding sequence ATGAAAGCCTTTCTTTTTGATCGTGATGGAACTTTAATAGTAAACAAGCATTATCTTTCTACTCCAATGGGGATAAGATTCTTGCCCTGTGCTTTTGATACTTTAAGGTTCCTGCTTTCAAAGGGGTACAGACTGTTTATTATAACCAATCAGTCTGGAACAAAAAGAGGCTATTATTCAAGAAATAGAATAGAAGAAATTCATCGTGAACTCTTAATGAGACTAAAAACCGAGAAAATTCATATTTCTGAAATTTTCTATTGTGATCACCATCCCAACGAGCACTGTAACTGCCGCAAGCCGGGGAGCTATTTCTTGAAAGTACTGCTAAGAAAATACGAAATGGAGCCTTCAAATTCTTATTTCGTTGGTGACCGTCGTGAAGATTTGGAATTAGGAAAAAAGTTAGGACTTAAAACAATCTTGATAAAAACTCCAATTAATCAAGAGTTTTCCTATCTTGCTGATTATGTAATTGACAACCTCTGTGATATTTTCAAAATCTTAAATGAATAA
- the rfbA gene encoding glucose-1-phosphate thymidylyltransferase RfbA: MKGIILAGGSGTRLYPITLAVSKQLLPVYDKPMIYYPLSTLMLAGIREILIITNPEYVNLYKRLFDDGSHLGLRISYSIQEKPRGIADAFIVGEEFIKGDKCALILGDNIFYGRGFGQILKEAATLEKGAVIFGYPVKDPRSYGVIELDRENRPVSIEEKPKKPKSNLAIPGLYFYDEKVVEFAKNLKPSWRGELEITDINRQYLLLNELKVYVLGRGFAWLDMGTYDGLIDASNFVKTIQDRQGFYIACIEEVAYRMGYISREQLLNLAKKFNTDYGKYLKSIAEEPLFEE; the protein is encoded by the coding sequence ATGAAAGGTATAATACTTGCAGGTGGTTCTGGAACGCGTTTATATCCAATTACTCTGGCAGTAAGCAAACAATTACTGCCCGTTTATGACAAGCCAATGATCTATTATCCTCTTTCTACACTGATGCTCGCAGGAATAAGAGAAATCCTCATTATTACAAACCCCGAATATGTCAATCTGTACAAGAGGCTATTTGACGACGGATCACATTTAGGCCTCAGAATTTCTTACTCAATACAAGAGAAACCACGTGGAATTGCTGATGCATTTATAGTAGGAGAGGAATTCATAAAGGGAGATAAATGTGCTCTCATACTTGGCGACAATATATTTTATGGTCGAGGCTTTGGGCAAATCCTGAAAGAAGCTGCTACACTTGAAAAAGGTGCAGTGATTTTTGGCTATCCTGTGAAAGACCCAAGGAGTTATGGGGTCATCGAGCTTGATAGGGAAAATAGGCCTGTATCCATCGAAGAAAAGCCTAAAAAACCGAAATCTAACCTTGCAATTCCAGGTCTTTATTTCTACGATGAGAAGGTTGTAGAGTTTGCTAAGAATCTGAAGCCTTCATGGCGCGGGGAGTTAGAAATTACAGACATAAACAGGCAATATTTACTCTTAAATGAACTTAAAGTGTACGTTCTTGGTCGTGGCTTTGCATGGCTTGATATGGGAACATATGACGGGCTTATTGATGCCTCAAATTTTGTCAAGACCATTCAAGATAGACAAGGTTTCTATATTGCATGTATCGAAGAGGTCGCTTACAGAATGGGCTACATAAGCAGAGAACAACTTTTAAATTTAGCAAAAAAATTCAACACAGATTATGGCAAATATCTAAAGAGCATAGCAGAAGAGCCTCTATTTGAGGAATAA
- the rpmE gene encoding 50S ribosomal protein L31, with the protein MKKNIHPTYYKDAVIRCACGNEIITGSTVKEIKVEICSKCHPFYTGQARKAVTTDFTGQIEKFQKKYGEKRS; encoded by the coding sequence ATGAAAAAAAATATTCATCCAACATATTATAAAGACGCTGTAATAAGGTGTGCATGTGGAAACGAGATTATCACAGGTTCAACGGTAAAAGAGATTAAAGTGGAAATCTGTTCTAAATGCCATCCCTTTTATACAGGACAGGCAAGAAAGGCAGTGACCACAGACTTTACCGGCCAGATCGAGAAGTTCCAGAAAAAATACGGAGAAAAAAGGTCATGA
- a CDS encoding SPOR domain-containing protein: MKKITGLAFILFLTFSSCAVRKTAEGERVITIEPTTKADTIKPVVVDTAIKVTPGPIVTQKPVKLAQGWRVQIFAFADRSKAELAYQDAKLRLNVPVYLEYIPGIDNVPYKIRVGNFLTREEAERFRDFLRENGYPDAFLVETQIELP, translated from the coding sequence ATGAAGAAGATCACCGGGCTTGCTTTTATTTTGTTTCTAACTTTTTCTTCTTGTGCTGTAAGGAAAACAGCTGAAGGTGAGAGAGTTATTACTATTGAACCTACCACAAAAGCTGATACCATTAAACCGGTTGTTGTCGACACTGCTATAAAGGTAACTCCCGGGCCAATTGTCACTCAGAAGCCCGTTAAGTTAGCACAGGGCTGGCGTGTTCAGATATTTGCTTTTGCTGACAGGTCCAAAGCCGAACTGGCTTATCAAGATGCAAAACTAAGACTCAACGTACCTGTTTACTTAGAATATATTCCAGGGATTGACAATGTGCCTTATAAAATAAGGGTAGGAAACTTCCTAACCCGTGAGGAAGCTGAAAGATTTAGAGATTTCCTTAGGGAGAATGGTTATCCTGATGCCTTTTTAGTAGAAACACAAATTGAGCTACCGTAA
- the rdgB gene encoding RdgB/HAM1 family non-canonical purine NTP pyrophosphatase, with amino-acid sequence MSYRKIFIATNNPNKLEEFSDFFNRHGVSLSFVPSPLELKDVEDGLTLEENAFKKARHLYEAGFHPVFSDDTGLFLPFLDGIPGIRSSRFAGTSATYEENRKKLIEIVRRFPFEKRFAYFKTVICYINSSGEVHYFTGLVEGYILTEERGENKFGYDPIFLYPKLGRTFGELTLALKNKISHRAVALMGFVGFLKNESLSF; translated from the coding sequence TTGAGCTACCGTAAAATTTTCATTGCGACCAACAACCCTAATAAATTAGAAGAGTTTTCGGATTTTTTTAATAGACACGGCGTGAGCTTAAGTTTTGTTCCATCTCCCCTTGAGTTGAAAGACGTGGAAGATGGTCTTACCCTTGAAGAGAATGCCTTTAAAAAGGCAAGACATCTTTACGAGGCAGGATTTCACCCGGTTTTTTCTGACGATACAGGACTTTTCTTGCCTTTCTTAGACGGGATTCCCGGAATACGATCATCAAGATTTGCAGGAACATCAGCTACATACGAAGAAAACAGAAAAAAACTCATTGAAATTGTCAGACGCTTTCCCTTTGAAAAGCGATTTGCATATTTTAAGACAGTTATTTGCTATATAAATTCCTCTGGTGAAGTTCACTACTTTACTGGCCTCGTTGAAGGTTACATACTTACAGAAGAAAGAGGTGAAAACAAATTTGGGTATGACCCTATTTTTTTGTACCCAAAACTCGGAAGGACCTTTGGTGAATTAACTCTTGCTTTGAAAAACAAAATTTCTCACCGAGCCGTTGCACTTATGGGGTTTGTTGGTTTTTTGAAAAATGAAAGCCTTTCTTTTTGA